In Thermotoga sp., the DNA window AGGGCAAATTATTTGGACGTTAAAAAGCGATTTAGGATCAGGTGCAACACGAAAAAAAATGCATAGCCGATTAATATTCCAAGTGAGCTTCTGTACAGAGAGACAAGGATGGGTGTTTTGATGTGACAGAAGGTATTGAACATGGACACAAGAGCGATACTTCCAAAACTTTCCCTGAAAAAGTCGTACTCTCTGAAACCCTCCAACCAGAAAAACGGATAACAAACGATCTCCTTGAAACGGGGGCGGATCACCAGAGCACTTTCGAGCCAATCTCTGATCTTCCTCTCTAGGCTCAGTACCAATCCTATGTTTCCGGAGCGCATCACATAATAAACCCCCACAGGAACAGAGAGCAGGAGAAGGGGAAGGTATTTCTTCCAGTTCTTTCTGTTCTTCCAGAAGCCTTTTAAGAATATGACTCCAGGTAGAAGAACAAGAGACAGTTTTATACCACGGAAATCCAGAATTTGATTGAGATGGTAAACGTCACTGAGACTCAAGGACAGCGATATGGAGAGCAAAAGAAAACTGAGCACTTTTAACCACTTCTTTTTCGGAATAAAGTACGCTCCCAGTGTACCAATCGAGAAGAGCAAGGACACGAACCATTCCTCCGAAAAGGGTAAAAGCACGGTGATAAAAAGAAGCCGAGGATCCAGCGAAGCAAGAAGAAAGAGGGGGGGTATCAGAAACATCCACTTTGGGAAGTGAGGTGCTGGCTGCGGGGGAGTAGGGAACGTGGTGATGTTTCCCTTGAAATATTCGGTGAGTCTTTCGACAAGGCGATCCTTCCACTCGATGTTCCTCATCCATAGCACCTCAACACTTCGCTCCAGCACAGCTCTTCTGTACCTGTGAAACAACGCATCCTCGTCAAGGTTCATCTTCTTGATCTCTTCTGATTTCACCGTGTGAATGCGGAAGAACAGGCCATCTTCTTTCAAAAGAGCAACTTTTCTTGCGAAGTTGTACGATGGATCGAATTCCACGATTCCGATCCACTTCCCTTCAAGTTTTTTTGCAAGGGTATGAGGATCCCAAAAACGCGGGTCTCCTTTAAGGATGACCACTTCGGCATCTTCTGGAACGTCTTTTTTGCTCGAAAGATCGAAAAGGACAACACGCTTTCCATCGATCATGTCGTCGAACAGAAAGGAAAATTTCACTCCCTTTTGGTCTGACACAATTCTCTCAGGAAGAAAGATCACAGAGAGAATAATGGAGCTCATCAGAAACGCCAGATAAAGGCTATTTCTCAAGTTTGAAAGTTTCCTCACCTATCTTCACCTCGTAGTGATTTCTCGTCCATCCAAAAACCACATTTCCTTTTATCGAAATATCTCCTAGTTTGATCCTCTTCTTCGGGCCAAAGTATATCAGAGTGGGCCGTTCAGAAACTCTCACAACGTGCGGGAAATTCGTCACGAAGAAGGCACTGTTCACGTTCCCAAAGTTGTCCACAGCTTCCACGAACACAATATGGCGACCATTGGGAATCTTTTCTACCTCTTTCCCATCGCAGAAGATCTTCACGCTGAAAGAGGAAGCGTCCTTCACCGTTGTAGGTGAGACAATGACAGGTGGGGAAGTATCTTTTACCAGAACCTTCAATCTCATGAAATTTCCGTTTCTATCACAACCGATAAGATGATAGACACCAGGAAACACGGGAGTGAAGGTGTCGAGCTTTCGGCCAGTTGCAGGGTCGTACCAGTCGGCGTAGGAAGGCAGAAGGAGAGTTTCACCGAGTTCAAGAAATGACTGGAACGTCTTCACTTTGTAGGAAGCAGAAGACGTGGTCAGTGAAAGCTCAATGGTGTTACCCAGTGAATCTCTCACTTCAACGATTATCTTGGTAGCCTCTACAGTATGGAAGACCAATCCGCCATGCTTTCCGTTCCAGCTGACAGTGAAAGTAGAGTCATCTGTCACCTTCAAAAGAACAAGCGTTCCAATGAAAGGATGAAAAATCTTGAAAAGCTTCACCACTGGAGGTCTGGGAGTGACGTCGATGGTTCCCTCGATCTTTCCTGGAACTTCAAATGAGTCGTAGAAAAGAGAAAGATAAAATTCTAGCTTCTTTCTGGTGATCGGTCCTTTCACAACAATTTTTTTTGGCGAGAAGATATCGACGGGGAAACT includes these proteins:
- a CDS encoding DUF5693 family protein, with translation MRKLSNLRNSLYLAFLMSSIILSVIFLPERIVSDQKGVKFSFLFDDMIDGKRVVLFDLSSKKDVPEDAEVVILKGDPRFWDPHTLAKKLEGKWIGIVEFDPSYNFARKVALLKEDGLFFRIHTVKSEEIKKMNLDEDALFHRYRRAVLERSVEVLWMRNIEWKDRLVERLTEYFKGNITTFPTPPQPAPHFPKWMFLIPPLFLLASLDPRLLFITVLLPFSEEWFVSLLFSIGTLGAYFIPKKKWLKVLSFLLLSISLSLSLSDVYHLNQILDFRGIKLSLVLLPGVIFLKGFWKNRKNWKKYLPLLLLSVPVGVYYVMRSGNIGLVLSLERKIRDWLESALVIRPRFKEIVCYPFFWLEGFREYDFFRESFGSIALVSMFNTFCHIKTPILVSLYRSSLGILIGYAFFFVLHLILNRFLTSK